In the Mycolicibacterium thermoresistibile genome, one interval contains:
- a CDS encoding NAD(P)H-dependent flavin oxidoreductase, producing the protein MTSALCEQFGIDFPLFAFSHCRDVVAAVTNAGGFGVLGATAYTPEQLDRELSWIDEQVNGKPYGADIIVPAKFEGKGEKDVTAQKLADRIPQQYRDFINELLAAHDIEPEPKPKLGGTSLSGDTGKELLEVAMSHPIKLIANALGVPPDYMLEAGREHGVPVAALVGAREHAVKQVRAGVDLIIAQGTEAGGHTGEVTTMVLIPEVIEAIEAEGANVPVLAAGGIVTGRQMAAAVAMGAAGAWTGSVWLTTEEAETAPYTVQKLLAASSRDTIRSAGRTGKPSRQLKSAWTEAWLPSDGGRQPLPLPLQSMISEPVLRRIDALAAQGHKGAQQLATYFVGQGVGLMNKVKPAREVVREFIEDYLAATERLSNSLPS; encoded by the coding sequence ATGACTTCGGCCCTGTGTGAGCAGTTCGGTATCGACTTTCCGCTCTTCGCGTTCAGCCACTGCCGCGACGTGGTGGCGGCGGTCACCAATGCCGGTGGCTTCGGTGTGCTCGGCGCCACCGCCTACACCCCCGAACAGCTGGACCGCGAGCTCAGCTGGATCGACGAACAGGTCAACGGCAAACCGTACGGGGCGGACATCATCGTGCCCGCGAAGTTCGAGGGCAAGGGCGAGAAGGATGTCACGGCCCAGAAGCTCGCCGACCGGATCCCGCAGCAGTACCGCGACTTCATCAACGAACTGCTCGCGGCCCACGACATCGAGCCCGAACCGAAGCCGAAGCTGGGCGGTACCTCGCTGTCCGGGGACACCGGCAAGGAGCTGCTCGAGGTGGCGATGAGCCACCCCATCAAGCTGATCGCCAACGCGCTGGGGGTGCCGCCGGACTACATGCTCGAGGCCGGCCGCGAACACGGTGTTCCGGTTGCCGCACTGGTCGGGGCCCGCGAGCATGCCGTCAAGCAGGTCCGGGCCGGGGTCGATCTGATCATCGCGCAGGGCACCGAGGCCGGCGGCCACACCGGCGAGGTGACGACGATGGTGCTGATCCCCGAGGTCATCGAGGCCATCGAGGCCGAAGGGGCGAACGTGCCGGTGCTGGCGGCGGGCGGCATCGTCACCGGCCGGCAGATGGCGGCGGCGGTCGCCATGGGCGCCGCGGGCGCGTGGACCGGTTCGGTGTGGCTCACCACCGAGGAGGCCGAGACCGCCCCCTACACCGTGCAGAAGCTGCTGGCGGCGAGTTCGCGGGACACCATCCGCTCGGCCGGGCGCACCGGCAAGCCGTCGCGGCAGCTCAAGTCGGCCTGGACCGAGGCGTGGCTGCCGTCCGACGGTGGGCGTCAGCCGCTGCCGCTGCCGTTGCAGTCGATGATCAGCGAACCGGTGCTGCGCCGCATCGACGCGCTCGCCGCCCAGGGGCACAAGGGCGCCCAGCAGTTGGCGACCTACTTCGTCGGTCAGGGCGTCGGCCTGATGAACAAGGTGAAACCGGCCCGCGAAGTGGTACGCGAATTCATCGAGGACTACCTGGCCGCCACCGAACGGTTGAGCAACTCCCTACCCAGCTGA
- the menE gene encoding o-succinylbenzoate--CoA ligase — MSVLRPISVAAGAEALAILPALADALEDRSPALLPVPADDARDRALLTTALRAGEPIDDDVAVVVATSGTTGTPKGAMLTAVALRASAEATHNRLGGPGQWLLALPAEHIAGLQVLVRSLIAGTTPVAIAPNFAPADLVAAIDQMDPGTRRYTAMVAAQLAKVLHHDEATAALARLDAVLIGGGPIPAAVAEPAVAAGINVVRTYGMSETAGGCVYDGFPLDGVRVRLDDSRILLGGPVLAKGYRNPVWPDPFAEPGWFRTDDYGLIDESGALRVLGRVDDAISTGGLTVLPQVVEAAVNTHPAVAESVVFGVPDDRLGQRVVAALVLKPGAEAPSVDDLRTHVARILDRTAAPREIHILTRLPRRGIGKVDRRALAQRFAS, encoded by the coding sequence ATGAGCGTGCTGCGTCCGATATCCGTCGCCGCCGGCGCTGAGGCGCTGGCGATACTGCCCGCCCTGGCCGATGCGCTGGAAGACCGTTCTCCGGCGCTGCTGCCGGTCCCCGCCGACGACGCCCGCGACCGCGCACTGCTGACCACCGCCCTGCGGGCCGGTGAACCCATCGACGACGACGTCGCGGTGGTGGTGGCGACCTCGGGAACCACCGGCACCCCCAAGGGCGCCATGCTGACCGCCGTGGCGTTGCGGGCCAGCGCCGAGGCCACCCACAACCGTCTCGGCGGGCCCGGTCAGTGGTTGCTGGCGCTGCCCGCCGAACACATCGCCGGACTGCAGGTGCTGGTGCGCAGCCTGATCGCCGGCACCACACCGGTCGCGATCGCCCCGAACTTCGCGCCGGCCGATCTGGTGGCGGCCATCGACCAGATGGACCCCGGCACCCGGCGCTACACCGCGATGGTGGCCGCACAACTGGCGAAGGTGCTGCACCACGACGAGGCCACCGCGGCGCTGGCCCGGTTGGACGCGGTGTTGATCGGTGGCGGGCCGATACCCGCGGCGGTGGCCGAACCGGCCGTCGCCGCCGGGATCAACGTGGTGCGCACCTACGGGATGAGCGAGACCGCCGGCGGCTGCGTGTACGACGGCTTCCCGCTCGACGGGGTGCGGGTGCGGCTCGACGACTCGCGCATCCTGCTGGGCGGGCCGGTGCTGGCGAAGGGCTACCGCAATCCGGTGTGGCCCGACCCGTTCGCCGAGCCGGGCTGGTTCCGCACCGATGACTACGGGCTCATCGATGAATCGGGCGCGCTGCGGGTGCTGGGCCGGGTCGACGACGCGATCAGCACCGGTGGGCTGACCGTGTTGCCGCAGGTGGTGGAGGCGGCGGTGAACACCCACCCGGCGGTGGCCGAGAGCGTGGTGTTCGGGGTGCCCGACGACCGGCTGGGGCAGCGGGTGGTGGCCGCGCTGGTGCTCAAACCCGGCGCCGAGGCGCCGTCGGTGGACGACCTGCGCACCCACGTCGCCCGGATCCTGGACCGGACCGCCGCGCCCCGCGAGATCCACATCCTGACCAGGTTGCCGCGCCGCGGCATCGGCAAGGTCGATCGGCGCGCGTTGGCCCAGCGGTTCGCCAGCTGA
- a CDS encoding VOC family protein, producing the protein MEILASRVLLRPADYQRTLAFYRDLIGLAIAREYPGGTVFFAGQTLLEIAGHGGGEPGGRFSGALWLQVRDVYAAQAELTERGVQITREARQERWGLHEMHVTDPDGVTLIFVQIPADHPLRRDTRMTED; encoded by the coding sequence ATGGAGATTCTGGCCAGCCGGGTGTTGCTCCGGCCGGCAGACTACCAGCGCACGCTGGCGTTCTACCGTGACCTCATCGGGTTGGCGATCGCCCGGGAATATCCGGGGGGCACAGTGTTTTTCGCCGGCCAGACGCTGCTCGAAATCGCCGGCCACGGCGGCGGCGAGCCGGGTGGCCGGTTCTCGGGGGCACTGTGGTTACAGGTCCGCGACGTCTACGCGGCGCAGGCCGAACTGACCGAGCGGGGGGTGCAGATCACCCGGGAGGCCCGGCAGGAACGCTGGGGTCTGCACGAGATGCACGTGACCGACCCCGACGGCGTGACCCTGATCTTCGTCCAGATTCCCGCCGACCATCCGCTGCGCCGTGATACGCGCATGACTGAGGATTGA
- a CDS encoding SDR family oxidoreductase — protein sequence MTRNPLRRLSNGLLLSTMRPPLVDQLLQYRPDREPVGLRGKRVLITGASSGIGAAAAGKFARRGAHVVLVARRQQLLDEVLDELTAAGGTGRALACDLTDLDAIDELVLKIEQDLGGVDILINNAGKSIRRPLAESLERWHDVERTMNLNYYAPLRLIRGLAPGMRERGDGHIINVSTWGVLSEASPLFSVYNASKAALTAVSRVVETEWSQFGVHSTTLFYPLVKTPMIAPTREYDNLPALSAEEAADWMISAARYRPIQIAPRMAVTARALNVVAPGVVNAVMKRQRIQPVFV from the coding sequence ATGACGAGGAATCCGCTTCGCCGGTTGTCGAACGGTTTGCTGCTGTCGACGATGCGGCCGCCGTTGGTCGATCAGCTGCTGCAGTACCGCCCCGACCGCGAGCCGGTCGGGCTGCGCGGCAAACGGGTGTTGATCACCGGGGCGTCGTCGGGAATCGGGGCGGCCGCCGCCGGGAAGTTCGCGCGGCGCGGCGCGCACGTGGTGCTGGTCGCGCGCCGGCAGCAGTTGCTCGACGAGGTGCTCGACGAGCTCACCGCCGCCGGGGGCACCGGGCGGGCGCTGGCCTGCGACCTGACCGACCTCGACGCGATCGACGAACTCGTGCTCAAGATCGAACAGGACCTCGGCGGAGTCGACATCCTGATCAACAACGCCGGGAAATCGATCCGCCGCCCGCTCGCCGAGTCGCTGGAGCGATGGCACGACGTCGAACGCACCATGAACCTGAACTACTACGCGCCGCTGCGGCTGATCCGCGGGCTGGCGCCGGGGATGCGGGAGCGCGGCGACGGCCACATCATCAACGTGTCCACCTGGGGTGTGCTCAGCGAGGCGTCGCCGCTGTTCTCGGTGTACAACGCCTCCAAGGCGGCGCTGACAGCGGTCAGCCGGGTGGTGGAGACCGAGTGGTCCCAATTCGGTGTGCACTCGACCACGCTGTTCTATCCGCTGGTCAAGACCCCGATGATCGCGCCGACCCGGGAGTACGACAACCTGCCCGCGCTCAGCGCCGAGGAAGCCGCCGACTGGATGATCAGTGCGGCCCGGTACCGGCCGATCCAGATCGCGCCCCGGATGGCCGTCACCGCCCGCGCGCTCAACGTCGTCGCGCCCGGCGTGGTCAACGCGGTGATGAAACGACAGCGCATCCAGCCGGTCTTCGTCTGA
- a CDS encoding 1,4-dihydroxy-2-naphthoyl-CoA synthase produces MSDNPFDPELWRVVDGFDDLTDITYHRHVVDGEPQPTVRVAFNRPEVRNAFRPHTVDELYRALDHARMSPDVGVVLLTGNGPSPKDGGWAFCSGGDQRIRGRTGYQYASGETADTVDAARAGRLHILEVQRLIRFMPKVVICLVNGWAAGGGHSLHVTCDLTLASRQHARFKQTDADVGSFDGGFGSAYLARQTGQKFAREIFFLGRAYDAETMHQMGAVNEVVDHADLERAGLQWAAEINGKSPTAIRMLKFAFNLIDDGLVGQQVFAGEATRLAYMTDEAVEGRDAFLEKRDPDWSAFPRYF; encoded by the coding sequence ATGAGCGACAACCCATTTGACCCCGAGTTGTGGCGGGTCGTGGACGGCTTCGACGATCTCACCGACATCACCTACCACCGCCACGTCGTGGACGGAGAACCGCAGCCGACCGTGCGGGTGGCGTTCAACCGGCCGGAGGTGCGCAACGCGTTCCGTCCGCACACCGTCGACGAGCTGTACCGCGCGCTCGACCACGCGCGGATGTCGCCGGACGTCGGGGTGGTGCTGCTCACCGGCAACGGGCCGTCCCCCAAGGACGGCGGCTGGGCGTTCTGCTCCGGCGGTGATCAGCGCATCCGCGGCCGCACCGGCTACCAGTACGCCTCCGGCGAGACCGCCGACACCGTCGACGCCGCCCGGGCCGGCCGGTTGCACATCCTCGAGGTGCAGCGGCTGATCCGGTTCATGCCCAAGGTGGTGATCTGCCTGGTCAACGGCTGGGCCGCGGGGGGCGGACACAGTCTGCACGTCACCTGCGACCTGACCCTCGCCAGCCGGCAGCACGCCCGGTTCAAGCAGACCGACGCCGATGTGGGCAGCTTCGACGGCGGGTTCGGCAGCGCCTATCTGGCCCGCCAGACCGGGCAGAAGTTCGCCCGGGAGATCTTCTTCCTGGGCCGCGCCTACGACGCCGAGACCATGCATCAGATGGGCGCGGTCAACGAGGTCGTCGACCACGCCGACCTGGAACGCGCCGGGCTGCAGTGGGCCGCCGAGATCAACGGCAAGTCGCCGACCGCCATCCGGATGCTGAAGTTCGCGTTCAACCTGATCGACGACGGGCTGGTGGGCCAGCAGGTCTTCGCCGGGGAGGCCACCCGGCTGGCCTACATGACCGACGAGGCCGTCGAGGGCCGCGACGCGTTCTTGGAGAAACGCGACCCGGACTGGAGCGCGTTCCCCCGCTACTTCTAG
- a CDS encoding PIG-L deacetylase family protein has protein sequence MTTEPGAVVSDLGQAARRSAVRTPVTAGSGGGYPRLDLTACPGLVVVAARPDDELLGLGGAIAALVDLGVEVRVVSVCDRDATLTLTGLPALDRQIPDQRFDQRVAAEILGVKELHHLGLPADDLDRHAAGLADDLTELLVGPGLWCAAPWAGDGDPDSTVVARAAELAAHRAAARPLQYPVWSRHLPSAARPTLPWERVHTIDVPESAHDRKFTAVRWYIGSFRPDARPVLASVLLPQLAIGEIVFA, from the coding sequence GTGACGACGGAACCGGGGGCGGTGGTCTCGGATCTGGGCCAGGCGGCCCGGCGCTCCGCTGTCCGGACGCCGGTCACGGCGGGTTCCGGTGGGGGATATCCGCGGCTCGATCTGACCGCCTGTCCGGGGCTGGTCGTGGTGGCCGCCCGGCCGGACGACGAGCTGCTCGGGCTGGGCGGCGCGATCGCCGCGCTGGTCGACCTGGGGGTCGAGGTGCGGGTGGTCTCGGTGTGTGACCGTGACGCCACCCTGACGTTGACCGGCTTGCCCGCGCTCGACCGGCAGATCCCCGATCAGCGGTTCGATCAGCGGGTGGCAGCCGAGATCCTCGGCGTCAAGGAGCTCCACCATCTCGGCCTGCCGGCCGACGATCTGGACCGGCACGCGGCCGGGCTCGCCGACGACCTCACCGAACTGCTCGTTGGGCCGGGCCTCTGGTGCGCGGCGCCGTGGGCCGGCGACGGCGACCCGGACAGCACGGTGGTGGCGCGCGCCGCCGAACTGGCCGCGCACCGGGCCGCCGCCCGGCCGCTGCAGTACCCGGTGTGGTCGCGGCATCTGCCGTCGGCGGCGCGGCCCACCCTGCCCTGGGAGCGGGTGCACACCATCGATGTGCCCGAGTCCGCGCACGACCGCAAATTCACCGCGGTGCGGTGGTACATCGGCTCCTTCCGACCGGATGCCCGCCCGGTGCTGGCGTCGGTGCTGCTCCCTCAGCTCGCCATCGGCGAGATCGTCTTCGCCTGA
- a CDS encoding MlaE family ABC transporter permease, translated as MTRSDGVEVIGEWAGGYIRRHPLAALGTVGEQFVLGVRTLQYLFVDLFTGRFQWWEFVRQAAFMAGTAVLPTVLVALPIGVTLSIQFALLAGQVGATSLAGAASGLAVIRQAASLTAAILMAAAVGSAITADLGSRTMREETDAMEVMGVSVIRRLVVPRFAAAIMIGVALTGVVCFVGFLASYLFNVYFQNGAPGSFVATFASFTTTGDMLVALIKAVVFGAIVAVVSCQKGLSTKGGPTGVANSVNAAVVESILVLMIVNVGISQLYIMLFPRVGL; from the coding sequence ATGACGCGTAGTGACGGCGTTGAGGTCATCGGCGAATGGGCCGGTGGCTACATCCGGCGCCACCCGCTGGCGGCGCTCGGAACGGTCGGAGAGCAGTTCGTCCTCGGCGTGCGCACCCTGCAGTATCTGTTCGTCGACCTGTTCACCGGCCGGTTCCAGTGGTGGGAGTTCGTCCGGCAGGCCGCGTTCATGGCGGGCACGGCGGTGTTGCCGACGGTGTTGGTCGCGCTGCCCATCGGCGTCACCCTGTCGATCCAGTTCGCCCTGCTGGCCGGACAGGTCGGCGCCACCTCACTGGCCGGCGCGGCCAGCGGTCTGGCGGTGATCCGGCAGGCCGCCTCGCTGACCGCGGCGATCCTCATGGCCGCCGCCGTCGGTTCCGCGATCACCGCCGACCTCGGCTCCCGCACGATGCGCGAGGAGACCGATGCGATGGAGGTGATGGGCGTCTCGGTGATCCGCCGGCTGGTGGTGCCGCGGTTCGCGGCCGCGATCATGATCGGCGTGGCCCTCACCGGCGTGGTGTGCTTCGTCGGATTCCTGGCCAGCTACCTGTTCAACGTGTACTTCCAGAACGGCGCCCCGGGTAGCTTCGTCGCCACGTTCGCGTCGTTCACCACCACGGGCGACATGCTGGTCGCCCTCATCAAGGCGGTGGTGTTCGGCGCCATCGTCGCGGTGGTGTCGTGTCAGAAGGGGCTGTCGACCAAGGGCGGGCCGACCGGGGTGGCGAACTCGGTGAACGCCGCGGTGGTCGAGTCGATCCTGGTGCTGATGATCGTCAACGTCGGCATCAGCCAGCTCTACATCATGTTGTTCCCGCGGGTGGGTCTGTAG
- a CDS encoding MlaE family ABC transporter permease encodes MAATYVPPVLTPFVRLYRKATPPIARLGHMLVFFVRAIVGIPVALRHYRSEFVRLLSDIAWGNGSLVVGGGTAGVAIVLGVTVGALVGIEGYNFLDLLGLGPATGIISSLVNTRELAPIALSLAFATQAGCRFTAQLGSMRIAEEIDALESLAIRPVPYLVTTRLMASVIAVIPLYVMCLAVSYLTTQVVVQIISGGATGPYLHYFNLMLSGQDILYSLLKAIVFVWIATTIQCYYGFYASGGPEGVGVAAGHAMRASITVVIIVNMLLTMALWNIDAGARFGG; translated from the coding sequence ATGGCGGCGACGTACGTCCCTCCGGTGCTGACGCCGTTCGTGCGGCTCTACCGCAAGGCGACGCCGCCGATCGCCCGGCTCGGGCACATGCTGGTGTTCTTCGTCCGCGCGATCGTGGGGATTCCGGTGGCGCTGCGTCACTATCGCAGCGAGTTCGTCCGTCTGCTGTCCGACATCGCTTGGGGCAACGGCTCTCTGGTGGTCGGCGGTGGGACGGCGGGGGTGGCGATCGTGCTGGGCGTCACCGTGGGCGCGCTGGTCGGCATCGAGGGCTACAACTTCCTCGACCTGCTCGGGCTCGGTCCGGCCACCGGGATCATCTCCTCGCTGGTGAACACCCGCGAACTGGCGCCGATCGCGCTGTCGCTGGCGTTCGCCACCCAGGCCGGCTGCCGCTTCACCGCCCAGCTCGGGTCGATGCGGATCGCCGAGGAGATCGACGCGCTGGAGTCGCTGGCCATCCGGCCGGTCCCGTATCTGGTGACCACCCGGCTGATGGCCTCGGTGATCGCCGTCATCCCGCTCTACGTCATGTGTCTGGCGGTGAGCTATCTGACCACGCAGGTGGTGGTCCAGATCATCAGCGGCGGTGCGACCGGGCCGTACCTGCACTACTTCAACCTGATGCTGTCGGGTCAGGACATCCTGTACTCGCTGCTCAAAGCCATTGTTTTCGTGTGGATCGCCACTACGATCCAGTGCTACTACGGCTTCTACGCCAGCGGCGGCCCCGAGGGTGTGGGAGTCGCGGCAGGTCATGCCATGCGCGCCAGTATCACCGTGGTGATCATCGTCAACATGCTGCTCACCATGGCGTTGTGGAACATCGACGCAGGGGCGAGGTTCGGGGGCTAG